The genomic DNA TTTCGGCTCTTCTTCGACCGCCGGAATAACCAGCCCCGTGAAACGTCCATCGCCGGAATCGAAGGATGCTGAAGAGCCGAGACGCAAGAAGCTGTTTCTTCAACGGCCTGAGGAGGAAGAgcaagaagtagaagaagacgCGAATCTCATGGGATATTCTAAGATTCCGCTTCCGGTGGTTGTTCTCAACCCGAATCGAATCCGTTCGCCTATTTACAAGCGATCTTTATCGGATACATTTGCTTCGCCCGCTGGATCTATGCTCGGGTCGGGTAATTCACGAAACGGCGTCTCTCAAGAAACATCGCCGCCTTCGGGTAATGTCCCTTCTTCTCTCCCGCCGCGTCCACCGATGTTCAGGAGGTCCGTCTCCGATGTTTCTCCCGCACCTTCCTCTTCCAAGTCTCTTCTCCGATCTTCTCGCTCCAATGCAATTCGTGAAGGTGATTTTGCGAGTCCAGAAAGCTCTGAAGCCAATAAGGTTAGAAAGATTCCTTTAGTCTTTATCTATTGTTCTGTTATCTGATCCGTTTGAGAGTTCTGTGATTTGTGGATTCTGGTAGACTCGAGATATACTTGACTTCTTGTGTCTTGCGAAGTAGAAATGTTCTGTGGTAGCTTTTAACTCAAGATTGGTGATAATGGGCAGATGCTGTATGTTATCAAGGATGGAGTTCGTGAATTGGATCAATGGTGTAACAAGCTCCTTAAGTACGGTGAAGCAGCAGTCTCCTCTGTGAAACAAGACGACAGTCCTAAGGTTCGTAATCTTCTAAACACATATATAATCTCATGGAGAGACTCAATGGAATGTATCCGATGAAATGCATTTGGTGGAATCATATTGGTTGATCTCGAACATGTCCGTCCTTCATTGAGTTGCTCGTTTGTCTCTTATAGTTCTCTGAATGAAAGTCATATTTTTGAGCACAATGATTGTTTGTTACAGTGCCAGGTAGAAGATGAGGTAGTAGTACAAGAGGAGCAACAGAAAGAGGGTAAAGAAGGTGTGAAGGTGGATAGAGTCGGCGAGGCCTTTGTGGTTGAGATCAACTGTCCATGTGGAAGAAACTACCGAACTCTCTTCTCAGGCCGTGACTGCTACTACAAGCTCTTGTAGAAATGGTGACTGCTACTTTTTGCAGTTGTTGACATTCACATTCTTTGATCATCATTTATCACCATTAGTTGAAGGAGTATATCTCATGCTCTGCATATTCATCACATAGGGTTTCTGTAGATAAACAACATGACACACACTGTTTCGTACTTGTATAGATACTAGCTATAACACATTTGTCCCCTTGTCATATACACTCTGTTTCGAGCTTGTATAGATACTAGCTATACACATTTCTCCCCTTGTCATATACTCTTGGTGTATTCGGTTACTTGAAAATACTCTTAAACATGTCACATATGGAAAGTTTGATTTCTTGTGTACTATTTTGGTACCATTTCTTTAGACTTGGATGTTTTATGCTAACCATTGTTGTAAATCACAAGACTAGACCGCTTGAACCATGACCCGGTCTGGGTTTTTATATAGACCAGTATGTCTgtaacccaaaacaaaaccctagcgTTTTCTTCGTTTGAAGCCCTAGTGTAAATTATTTAGGCCGTTCCTGGGCTTCACACTTCACAAGgtagaaaataaactaaaatgagTAGCTAAACGACGTCGTTAGAAAGTAGCATCCAAAATCTATCCATGGGCAGACTCTCTTATATCTCAATCTATTAACCTTAGAGATAGTCCATGGTGAATCCTGAAGGAGAGAAGCTGTGTCGACCAAAGTCGTCTTTTTATCCTTTCCAATTTTCCCACCAGAAAGAAAGTTTCTCTCTGGCGCAAAGTAAgttctttttctcaaaaaatttaTGTGTTGCGTCCAACCTGTTCGACGATATTACCCAATGAACAATTTCGATGTTTGTCCACATTTCCACTCCTTTGTAGACAGAAAAATTCACATTCTTAAATAATTCTTGACTAAAGTTTTGTTCTTGGAATAGGTTTCGGACcaaagatttaatttttttattattttgtgttacTGGTTGTTTTTAAAGATTGAGTAAGAGTTTATTGCTTTTTCTCGATAATGTATATAGCTTTTAGATGCTTAGACCAAGTTAAGAAGACAGCTCAGTTTTNNNNNNNNNNNNNNNNNNNNNNNNNNNNNNNNNNNNNNNNNNNNNNNNNNNNNNNNNNNNNNNNNNNNNNNNNNNNNNNNNNNNNNNNNNNNNNNNNNNNNNNNNNNNNNNNNNNNNNNNNNNNNNNNNNNNNNNNNNNNNNNNNNNNNNNNNNNNNNNNNNNNNNNNNNNNNNNNNNNNNNNNNNNNNNNNNNNNNNNNNNNNNNNNNNNNNNNNNNNNNNNNNNNNNNNNNNNNNNNNNNNNNNNNNNNNNNNNNNNNNNNNNNNNNNNNNNNNNNNNNNNNNNNNNNNNNNNNNNNNNNNNNNNNNNNNNNNNNNNNNNNNNNNNNNNNNNNNNNNNNNNNNNNNNNNNNNNNNNNNNNNNNNNNNNNNNNNNNNNNNNNNNNNNNNNNNNNNNNNNNNNNNNNNNNNNNNNNNNNNNNNNNNNNNNNNNNNNNNNNNNNNNNNNNNNNNNNNNNNNNNNNNNNNNNNNNNNNNNNNNNNNNNNNNNNNNNNNNNNNNNNNNNNNNNNNNNNNNNNNNNNNNNNNNNNNNNNNNNNNNNNNNNNNNNNNNNNNNNNNNNNNNNNNNCCAGAAAGAAAGTTTCTCTCTGGCGCAAAGTAAgttctttttctcaaaaaatttaTGTGTTGCGTCCAACCTGTTCGACGATATTACCCAATGAACAATTTCGATGTTTGTCCACATTTCCACTCCTTTGTAGACAGAAAAATTCACATTCTTAAATAATTCTTGACTAAAGTTTTGTTCTTGGAATAGGTTTCGGACcaaagatttaatttttttattattttgtgttacTGGTTGTTTTTAAAGATTGAGTAAGAGTTTATTGCTTTTTCTCGATAATGTATATAGCTTTTAGATGCTTAGACCAAGTTAAGAAGACAGCTCAGTTTTTAATTCTTGAAGATTTTTGTACCGTATCTTGCAGATGAATTGGACTAAAAACTAATTCTACAACAGCTTCAGAGCAGAGTTATGCTGCGTGTaacttgtttttctccttcatttTCTCGGGCGTGTTGTCCTTTATTTGCAATGATGCTCAAAGTCCCATCTGTTCATCTCCACCATCCTAGTTTTTCTTCATTTCGTTGGTACCATACTTCCTTACTTGTCAAAGGTACCCGTGATAGACAACTTTTTAATCTTGTTGAGCGTAGCAGACATCTATGCACACTCCCCCTCGCTGCTGCTAAACAATCAGCAGCTTCTACTTCTGGAAACTTATCGAGGAAAGCGAAGAAGAAAGCTATTCAGCAGTCTCCTGAAGCAGTTTTGAAACAAAAGCTAGATATGTGCTCCAGGAAAGGTGATGTCTTGGAAGCTCTTCGCTTGTATGATGAGGCAAGGCGCAATGGCGTGCAGCTCAGCCAGTACCATTATAATGTCTTGCTCTATGTTTGCTCGTTGGCTGAGGCAGAAACAGATTCTCTTCCTAATCCAGGGCTTAGTAGgggttttgatatatttaagCAGATGATTGTTGACAAAGTTGTTCCCAATGAAGCAACTTTCACAAATGGTGCTAGACTTGCCGTTGCAAAGGATGACCCGGAAATGGCTTTCGATATGGTGATACAGATGAAAGCCTTTGGTATTCAACCACGGCTGAGATCCTATGGACCAGCCCTTTTTGGTTTCTGTAGGAAGGGTAATGCAGACAAAGCTTATGAAGTCGATGCACATATGATTGAATCAGAGGTTGTCCCTGAGGAACCTGAGCTTGCTGCTCTTTTGAAAGTTAGTATGGATACGAAAAACGCAGACAAGGTCTATGAGACGTTGCAGCGGTTGAGAGAATTGGTGAGACAGGTTTCGAAATCGACTTTTGATACGATTGAAGAGTGGTTTAAATCTGAAGCCGCTGCAGAAGTTGGAGTTAAGAAATGGGATGTGAAGAAAATAAGGGATGCGGTTgtgagtggtggtggtgggtgGCATGGACAGGGATGGCTTGGGACTGGCAAGTGGAATGTTGAAAGAACAGAGATGGATGAGAATGGTGTGTGTAAATGCTGCAAAGAGAAGCTTGTTTGTATTGATATCAATCCGGTTGAGACAGAAACCTTCGCTGCATCATTGACCCGATTAGCCTGTGAAAGAGAAGTCAGAGCTAATTTTAATCAGTTTCAGGTAACAAAAATGGATTGTGGTGAAACTATCTAGGAGCAAAGCTgaaaaaggtttgttttttgttcgCAGGAATGGCTGGAAAGACATGGACCGTTTGATGCAGTCATTGACGGAGCCAACATGGGTTTAGTCAACCAGCGCAGTTTCAGCTTCTTCCAGGTGATTATTAGCTACTCTTTTTCATTCTAGTGCCAATCTCAAGATCTTTGCTTGATTACTTTATAACTGATGTGACTCTTATCTCTCTCGCCTCTAGCTTAACAATACTGTCCAAAGATGTCAACAAATAAGTGCATCGAAAAGATTACCACTTGTGATCCTGCACAAGAGTCGTGTAAATGGAGGTCCAGCTACTTATCCTAAAAACAGAGCCTTGCTAGAGAAATGGAAAAACGCTGGTGCTCTCTATGCTACTCCTCCTGGCTCAAACGATGATTGGTATATGCATTTGCTTCTTTTCTTAGTCTGTGGATTGCATTGAGCCATGAATGATCCAAAAAGACAAATATCATTTCTGATCTGAAATCAATTGTTTCAGGTATTGGCTTTACGCAGCTGTAACTTGTAAGTGTTTATTAGTGACAAACGATGAGATGAGAGACCATCTCTTCCAACTACTGGGAAATAGTTTCTTCCCAAGGTGGAAAGAGAAGCATCAGGTAAAACATAATATAACATGCGCCTATGTATGTATGTCTTGCATATATAGACTTTGATTGTATTGGATTACTCAATGTTGCAGGTTCGGATCTCTGTCTCGAGAGAAAATGGACTCACACTACACATGCCACCTCCATACTCCATCGTTACACAGGTCAACAACACTCACATTTTCTATCTCTATCTCAAAGCTTTCATCTCCATTTTTGCAATAATGAtggtgattgatgatgatgggtAATGCAGGAGTCTGAAGATGGAACATGGCATGTCCCAATGAGCGTGGAAGATGATCTCCAAACATCAAGGCAATGGTTATGCGCAAAACGATCCAAAACcccttgaaatttttttgattcttGTTGTATCATCTTACATTGATTCTTCATTTCTAagtaaatttgtatttttaaaaccaaaagatgtCTCAAAATTGAAACATTATTCATCAACACAATTGAacaaaagattgaaactttttaccGGCGTAACGTCCTTGTAAGAGAATCACAGCTTTCCCTGGCTTCATACATTTCAACATTGTCCCTCGATCTCGGAGCTGATTTCGATTTTTACGGTTTTATTGGAATAGGCATCGGGTTTTTCAGAGTTATGCAATTTTACCCCAATAGTttaaattgtttataatttttgcttaatagtattatattatCAATTTGGATATTTCAGGTTCAAATTTGCAAAAATCAATATTTGATTATCTAAATTATGCCGAGGCTAAGAGCAGGAACACGATTTGTAAATAAGATGGTGAAATTACACAAATATAGAGCGATAACAGAAACGAATTAACAAATAGAAGTACCAAATGTCATAAGCTAATCAAATCCAATAATATTAAAAGCAGAATACTATGATAATCAAATAGAAACATCCAACTCTTCAGAAGCATGCGTCGAggacacaacaacaacacatggCCGCAAAACtgcattcaaaaaaaaaaaaagattaaccaATATTACAACACAAAAGAACCGATAAGGTTTAACTGTTAAACACACGTGCGACGTGTCCggttataatatgaaaaaaataaatagaaagactAACCAGCCTTTCAAGAATCCATCACCCTTGGACTTAGTCTCAACCGGAGCGGCCGTTGCATAACTGGTGTCGTTGGTTGGGTAACCGAGTGGTGGCGGTGCCACGTAAGGGCCGGTAGACACTGGTGGTGTAGGGTAAGCTCCTGCAGATTGGTTTTGGCTCATCTTCGAACAGATTATGACTTCTCTTTGATAAGTTAGAGGAAAATATTACGTAGAGATGAAGAGGTGTATGGATGTAATATGAATACAATGATATTTGTAATGAAGATATATAGACATGcgtaatatataagaaaaaagaaggtcGGTTTAGTAGAACCGCGTGAGGTGGTCAGATCATATTCATTGCTAAGTCTccataaatatatagatttccaAAAGATGACGCACGGAAACGAGGAAGCtcccttttttgtttctcattctaataaaaattaagtaataaatgtgttgatttttttttcctcttgaagaataacaaaaaagacATGTTGATTCTTTTTAATTGGCTATGATGATATCGACATGTGTCTCATACAAGTAATTTCGCGTTTTctatttttgggttattttatatatcaaaagtaTAAGCTTTTAGATCTAGGTTGCATATATTAAGGAATGAATAAACTATACTTTAATTACTTTGATATTCAATCCCTTAAATCATGTGATTCAAtctttatcatttatatttgtcaTTACTATTTCCAATTGTGTAATTACTCAGTTAATCATTGTGATCTTGTATATGTatgtttctattaaaaaaataaaatatgaaagtgAATATAATTCAGCATGGCTGTATTCCTTTCTTGATTAATAAAGAGTgcattttctttctcaaagcAAAACGTGTACATGGGcattcggttttttcggtttggtttcggttcggttttttcggtttttgatttttttggttttataaaaatcaaaccatacagaaaccatatataattCAGTTTGATTAcagttcggttttttcggttttatcaaaaattaaaccaTATAAAACCATACCTAtaacggtttggtttggtttcggtttggtcTCTGTTTTAATGGTTATtccatactttaaaaaatagatagttgatacataactaaaaataagcataaaagtaaaacctaaacataattcaaaaaaatagaatccaaatatagttttgtaaacccaaatactTACttgaaatttaaacttttaaaaagtaaaggctattgaaaaagaaaactagaaaaaaaaaaccaagaaaaaaacttggagatcaataactataagcctaatataaatttataagagaaactaattatatctaattatcctaaatttttataaaaaaccaaaaaaaccattcggttttacgttttttaaccagaccaaacctaaaccaaatggttaattaaaataaaaaccaaacagaTTTTTAGACTTAACTAtaaccaaaccatttatttcggtttggtttggtttagttttttggatttcggtttttttgcccacccCTAGTACTCTCTCTCTATGGGAATATCTACATATTTCTCTATGGGAATATTTACATgttaaagaaaagagagaacaatAACTAAACCTTAAATTGTtgactaataaaaattaaaaaggtaaatcagaatatatatatatatatatatgtattattctGAGAATATTTCTTTTGAGATTTAGAACTTAAATCCTTTCCGTTAAGAATATACTATATAACTTAATTTTCGAGAGAACACATGAAAATTTCATATGAGGAAGAATAATTGTTGGTTTCAAATTATAGGTATTTGAGAAGTTGTAAACgcaaatttgtaatttaatttatttgtatgtataattaaatataattccAAACAATTTAAAGGAGCTACGTTAACGTTACGGAAGTTTGGTTGTTTTGGGTGAACAACCATTGTTTCTCAATTTATATTCGTCACGGTTGTATTTACGTTGCCAATATCAGTTAAATTTTAGCCAtcccttttttaataaaatgaaagtatacaacatagtttttgtagactttatatttttaataaatagttacaaatagttacaaataggttatagattaattcatatatcaatcggttacacctaaatattgggtgcaaccttaattagaaatattccaaattgataattgatatattaatggtaacaaacaaaatcatggatattccaaactgtattttcggaagattttagtcctatatcaggttgtttccaaagatttttaaacacaatattacaaatttattttctatagatttttttaataaaccacaacgttcaataaaaattaggacCTGTGCTTGAGCACagattgaaattattttatttatattataataataagacTTACATACTCTGGCAcgagttaaatttttatatactctagcacGGAAGCTGCTGGACACACTCTAGCACgagttaataattttatatactctagcacgggttaaaattaacaatataagacTTACATAATAGATTTACATTCCATAAGTGATATTTAccataaaaaaatgtttgcataagttgcatccaaataatattatcaacaattacatatataatattttaaaaataatgaaatgtatTTCAATCCGTGCTGTAACACGGATCCAAATCTAGtaaaagtaataaaagaaagtgatcatgttgtaaaaaaaaaaaaaaaaaaaaaaaaaaaaaaaaaaaaaaaaNNNNNNNNNNNNNNNNNNNNNNNNNNNNNNNNNNNNNNNNNNNNNNNNNNNNNNNNNNNNNNNNNNNNNNNNNNNNNNNNNNNNNNNNNNNNNNNNNNNNNNNNNNNNNNNNNNNNNNNNNNNNNNNNNNNNNNNNNNNNNNNNNNNNNNNNNNNNNNNNNNNNNNNNNNNNNNNNNNNNNNNNNNNNNNNNNNNNNNNNNNNNNNNNNNNNNNNNNNNNNNNNNNNNNNNNNNNNNNNNNNNNNNNNNNNNNNNNNNNNNNNNNNNNNNNNNNNNNNNNNNNNNNNNNNNNNNNNNNNNNNNNNNNNNNNNNNNNNNNNNNNNNNNNNNNNNNNNNNNNNNNNNNNNNNNNNNNNNNNNNNNNNNNNNNNNNNNNNNNNNNNNNNNNNNNNNNNNNNNNNNNNNNNNNNNNNNNNNNNNNNNNNNNNNNNNNNNATACGACACATTCTCATGCACAAGTTTGACCATATTCAATTACGTCAAATCTGAAAACATAACGTCTAGTTTATtcggttgttcaaaaaaaaaaacgtctaGTTTATTCAGGGAAGCAATATTCAAAGATCGCACAAACCGTACGTACGGACGTGATGATTTGATGACCCGCAGAATAAAACATGATGTACCGCGCAAGCTCTTGCAGTGATGATTGCAAAATTACTTTGACTTGACAGCAGTTGACAGTTTTGCATGGGTGGATACAAAATTTATTCTCTGCCACAACGAAAATTTGGATATGAAATGGTCACGGACTCACGGGATTGGCTCTTCATAAATGTGGCCGATGAACTAAAGGGCCTTCAAAAACACAACTCTACGCCGTTTAAGAcatattttattgtgtttggAATTTAGTGTGGGATTGGTGATATCGaaagttgtatatatagtatttcaaaaacacaacaaagaaatgaaaaaatgttttatatctTAATTAGTGATATCGAAAGTTGTATAGTAGTATTTCGTactgaatatatttttctaccaaaaaaacaaaaatcttattaataAGGAGAAATAGTAAACTTGTTCAAAGTGATGAAGTAAAGTTGTAAAATTAAGTTGAGTTGGTTTTTGTCGaaattgatgatgaagattgaagaCTACATTAATTATTGTTCACGTGTCAATTTGAACGTACGTATCTTCGCAAGCATCTTTTTGCACCCGTTTTTAAAGAtcacatgtatatatttttacaataaaGTTTGACTAAGTATCTTtcacaacaaaaagttataaatatatatgactaTGTTTGCGGATGACTTTGCTTAGGTATTTCTTCAATCCAGCGGCGAGACAATAAGTCCGTAGGCGAAGGATTTAACGATCACCGCCTTTAATTTTACCGGCCTATCGTCCTTGCAAGAGGATAACAGCTTGATCTGGCTTCATACATTTCACCATAATcgtccttctctttttttcggAGTTGCCTTCGATTTTTGTGTTAGTGATCACTTTCAGGGTATATCGGAATATACACATCGTATTTGTCAGTGTTTGTAATCTCACCTCTAGTTTATATTCTGTTTCTTAATTTGgcttaatatatatagttttcttatATTGATATCTAGTTCAGGTTGACTAAATTAACCAGTAATAAAGTCAATCTAGAATATGGTTTATGGATGTTAATTATGATGTAAtaactataaagaaaaaaaaactgatatattAAGATAAGAAATTCCGCAATTACAAACCAAAGAGTAATATAGAATTGAATCAACAAATATGAAGTCCAAATGTGATAAAATacaatgataaattaatttgcACGAATATCAAAGAAACCGTCGAATTCCTCCGAGCTCAGAAGCAGGCGTCGAGGACACAACAGCAACACATGGCCGCAAGACTACAttattagaagaacaaaaattatttctcaatatttttaagtttcaaCACAAAATAACCGATCCGGTTCGTAATATAACCAAACGAGCGGGGCCagttactgaaaaaaaaaaattaaagtttttcaaaggagagagagagatcagaaaCTAACCAGCCTTTCAAGAATCCATCACCCTTGGACTTTGTCTCGACCGGAGCCGCTGTTACATAACTCGTATTGTTTGTAGGGTAACCGAGAGGTGGCGGTGCCACGTAGGGACCAGTAGACACTGGCGGCGTAGGATAAGCtcctataatttatatatacagatCATTTCACATTAGTTTTATACCATAAATCTATAACACATGATTCTTAATTTGTAAAGAAGACGTATAAACAAACCTGCTGATTGGTTTTGGCTGTATTGGCTCATCTTCGAACAAATTGTATAGAATCTCTTTGAAAAGGCGGCGGTAGAGGACAGTCGTATGTAAAGAGCTATATGTATGAAAATGATACGAATCGAATGATATTTGTAAATGAAGATATAGTCATGTGTATATATAGGTAAGGAGAGATATGATTAAGAAGGTCGGTTTGTTAGAACCGCGTGAGAGGACCGTCAGATAGCATTAGTTTGGTTGCTAAGTCTCCTTCCAACCCCAACGAATCAACGATGATGCACGAAAACGGCTACGAAGCAtcctttttgaaaaaaaattagtgtaaatcaacattaaataattttaagaataaCTAGATTATTTTACTCACCCATACAaggaataataatattaattttaatattttagaaaactgaatatattttttatttaaaagtattatatttaattgtaaaaaataatataacaccACAACGATATGAAAATTGTAAAATTGgtgatgaaaaataaaataattgtaaaattagaTTTTGAGTTGGTTTTTCCCGAAGAATGTTTTGTTGGAAATGATGAAGACAGCATAATtgttataacaaaacaaaaaatagtagTGGATGATAACGTGTCAAAATTTGGATGGTTTCGCGGTAGCTTCAGATTTTAGCCGTAATGTTTATATAACGCAAGCTTCTTTTGCATATAACATATATGGCAACGGGTCATCAAACAGTTTGTGAAAATGacaattcattatatatattagctaTAAATTTCGACTCACTGCACTTcctttaacaaataattataaccATTCGcgccaaaataaaaacaagacaatgcaagttggttttttttccttttgatctATTTTACTTTGCTCCACTTCTTTGTGATtaataaactctttttttttaattaatggcctattaaatagtttagaacaaaaaaaaaagcctctATAGGTAATCCAGATATGGAGTTTAGGATCATTACTATTGGAGAAGTTTTATTACTCaagaaactatatattaatgtgatcacatatatatgtgttttgatcttgtatctctatataaaaatattgcttttaattaaattagaatataAATTCAGCATGCCTTTATTCCTTTACTTGTTTgataaatagtttattttctttctcaaagcaaaaaaagttttgttctttctctgtaGGAATATTTGcatgttaagaaaaagaaagaatagtACAACTAATTAACCCTCACAAGTCACAATGTTGACTATTAAACAACTTAACAATGTAGACAGAATAGTAGCTACATGTTTTTATTCTGAAAATAGTTTCTTTTCAGGTTTATACAACTTACTATTTTCCTTTCCGttaaaaaatattggaaaaacGACATGTATCCCCCCAGAAACTTTTATATAGCACCACATCAACCcagtttttaaatttcaatCTATGTTCCCCCAATTCATAAGTTTCAGTCCAGTTTCCCCCTAATTATAAAGTTCGAAACCCATGTTCCCATAGAATGCTAAAATCGTGGTTTATCACATAAAACCAATGCGataccaaaaaccaaaaacggTAAACCGAATTGAGACCCGGTTAGTATTATTCACTACCCGATTAGAGTTATTCACGACCCGATTAGAGTTATTCACATCTCGAAATATATACCGTTGAGAAGAATCCcgaaattaaaaagattaagaaccctagtTTTCAATTTTGCTCTCCTTTGCTCTGCTATGAGTAATTCATCTGGAGCTTCGAGTGGAACATCCAATGTccaacagagaagaagagttttggGTGTACCGAAGACGTGTTGGTGTGGAGCTAGTATCATGGCGTTGATTTCAAAGTCCGCTGCCAATCCATACCGCCGTTACTATCGTTGTCGTTATGCTGCATCACTTAAGGtaatgtgtttgatttttggattgtttCTAGCAAAATTTCACTCTAATTCTATGTGTTTTGTAGCTCATTGATGATAACCACAATTTTAAGTGGATTGA from Camelina sativa cultivar DH55 chromosome 7, Cs, whole genome shotgun sequence includes the following:
- the LOC109124577 gene encoding proteinaceous RNase P 1, chloroplastic/mitochondrial; amino-acid sequence: MLRVTCFSPSFSRACCPLFAMMLKVPSVHLHHPSFSSFRWYHTSLLVKGTRDRQLFNLVERSRHLCTLPLAAAKQSAASTSGNLSRKAKKKAIQQSPEAVLKQKLDMCSRKGDVLEALRLYDEARRNGVQLSQYHYNVLLYVCSLAEAETDSLPNPGLSRGFDIFKQMIVDKVVPNEATFTNGARLAVAKDDPEMAFDMVIQMKAFGIQPRLRSYGPALFGFCRKGNADKAYEVDAHMIESEVVPEEPELAALLKVSMDTKNADKVYETLQRLRELVRQVSKSTFDTIEEWFKSEAAAEVGVKKWDVKKIRDAVVSGGGGWHGQGWLGTGKWNVERTEMDENGVCKCCKEKLVCIDINPVETETFAASLTRLACEREVRANFNQFQEWLERHGPFDAVIDGANMGLVNQRSFSFFQLNNTVQRCQQISASKRLPLVILHKSRVNGGPATYPKNRALLEKWKNAGALYATPPGSNDDWYWLYAAVTCKCLLVTNDEMRDHLFQLLGNSFFPRWKEKHQVRISVSRENGLTLHMPPPYSIVTQESEDGTWHVPMSVEDDLQTSRQWLCAKRSKTP
- the LOC104700240 gene encoding cysteine-rich and transmembrane domain-containing protein A, with amino-acid sequence MSQYSQNQSAGAYPTPPVSTGPYVAPPPLGYPTNNTSYVTAAPVETKSKGDGFLKGCLAAMCCCCVLDACF
- the LOC104700236 gene encoding uncharacterized protein LOC104700236 translates to MTTLNMAETLETLIDNSQETDYTYDPEEDDIDLSLLRLNSFGNSSDRRRANSSPPQFRSYGSFGSSSTAGITSPVKRPSPESKDAEEPRRKKLFLQRPEEEEQEVEEDANLMGYSKIPLPVVVLNPNRIRSPIYKRSLSDTFASPAGSMLGSGNSRNGVSQETSPPSGNVPSSLPPRPPMFRRSVSDVSPAPSSSKSLLRSSRSNAIREGDFASPESSEANKMLYVIKDGVRELDQWCNKLLKYGEAAVSSVKQDDSPKCQVEDEVVVQEEQQKEGKEGVKVDRVGEAFVVEINCPCGRNYRTLFSGRDCYYKLL
- the LOC104700238 gene encoding cysteine-rich and transmembrane domain-containing protein A-like, whose amino-acid sequence is FPLTYQREVIICSKMSQNQSAGAYPTPPVSTGPYVAPPPLGYPTNDTSYATAAPVETKSKGDGFLKGCFAAMCCCCVLDACF